The genomic interval CCATTTGGACATACATGTGGGGCTATACCAATATTCAACAGTCTAATTGCTTTTGGCACAGCGTGTGAGTTTTGTCATTCTATGTCATTCTTCGAAATTAATTCAATTAAATCCCAGTACGCTGCACAAAAAGCAATCAGACTGTTGAATATTGGTATGTGTCCCAATGGAGGTATGTTCTTGATCTTATTCAATGCCGACAGGTCTTAAGCGCTATGAAATATGAGAACGAATGTATCCTAATAGAAGTCCATTATACTACTTGTAGTATTCATTCACTTGTGATCCTAAGCAAACGTGCACCGTGTAAAAAACTAACAAACACCAGAACATCGATCGCACCACACTTTTAACGATAACGATAATGCACCTTTTTATTTCACGTTGCACACCACTTCAATACCTGGCCACAGATCTGTGTTGAAATTCAGATTTGACGTCTTCAGTGGCAGCAGTCGGGCCAGCATGTGTTGTTGAAACGCCACGCAACACAGACATGTCCTGGGTGTTGACACGGAATGAGAGCATCCttcgagggccccaaagggtttaaaatcgtgatcgtgattggcgttttttgacctttctgtgaccgtgattgccgaaatttccatttctgtgatcgtgatgggactttgtccgtgatccgtgatgacaaaaaaaatcaagtctcgtgatcgtgatcgtcgtTTGtattcgtgatcgtgatgggcattattgcaaagcattttattttcaacgtacattttttcacagccaccatgaaaaatcattatcgacgatcgcgaatctgcttatatccataacacattacgaaaagatctaaataggTAAAAAATCGagttcctcgccagacaaggaaaaccaaggcatcctgtcagggagagaatgagcttcggaactcattttgacctgaggtcaggatgcagCCTGCGCTCTGTTTAGAGTAGGGATTTTGTTGGTATTCCAAGGACGAGCTTGCAATCGTCCAATCGTTATTATGATGATGCTTGTGTGGGTGATGTTCACCACAATCAATCTGATGACCTTGCAGGAGATGTTCCTGGACCTGGATGACGACGGCGACAAATGCATGTCTTGGGACGAGTTCTCCGACGTCTTCAAGAAGAAGGACCCTAAGAAAGTGCAGTAAGTAAACATTTCTCTatctcttcctttcttttcataATCTGTGGGGAGCCAGAGATAttgccgtctgtctgtctttcttacggtctttctgtctgtcccttttgtttctttctcttaatgcacgcgcacacacacgcacacacacacacacacacacacacacacacacacacacacgcacacacacgctgacacactCATGCACCGTGTCACCCCTCCCCTCCACCTAGCCGTCCCTCCCCCACAAACACGccaactgacacacacagacacgcacgcacgcacgcacgcacgcacgcacgcacgcacgcacacacacacacacacacacacatattcatacATCGTGTCACCCCTCCCCTCCAGCTAGCCGTACCTTCCCCATAAACACgcccactgacacacacacacacacacacacacacacacacacacacacacactcactcatacaCCATGTCACCCTTCCCCGGCACCTAGATATACCTACCCCACAAACACgcccactgacacacacacacacacacacacacccaccacccCCCACACCACTCCGTTCTCCCACTCCCCCTCCTGTCCCCCACACTCTAACAGCCCCCACCCTCCGTTCCAGGCAGAGCGAGCTGATGGATTGCTTCAAGAATATGGACAAGGACGGATCGGGGCGCCTGACCGTGGACGAGATCAAGGAAGCCTACATCAACCTGGGCATCAGGTACACCGACGAAAGCCTGCAGGGCACCATAGACAACGCTGACGTGGATGGAGACGGCAAGGTCGGCTACGAGGAGTTCCTCAAGGCGTGGGGCTCGTAGACGGTGTTGAGGATGGCGGGCCTTTAAGCTGTGTGATCGTGGAGCTTGTTGGGATTGCGTTTTTTTCTCGTGTCAACGATCATGTCAACCATTACAGACAGATCGGTGTTGAAATTCAGATTTGACGTCTTCAGTGGTAACAGTAGTGCCAAATGGGAGACATGTTTTGTTGAAACGTTACTGAACACAGATATGCCcagaataagagcatccttctatttggacacatgcacacacaaaaaaaacacacaaaaacacacaacagcCTGCATGGCTGCGTTCTATCCAGAGTGGGGCATTTTTTGTTGTGCTGAACTGATTTCACATgttgacactggtgtcagttacgaaattaattcaacaacaaactTCACACTGTGCGCATAAAGTAGCCTGGCTGTTGAGTGTTGGTGAGTGTTCAAGTGGAAGAATGCTTTTAAATTCCCCtgtgaaagcctggccagacCTGTGACGTGATGACATGATGGTTTTCCATGAGAAGGAATGTAGGCTTGAAGCTTGCGATTTATTTGAGCAGTCTTGTGTTCCTCCTCTTCTGTGCTCCGAGGACttttaatgttattgtttttagctctttttctttttgctttGCACAAAGAGGGACTCGAGTCTACTTCTTTAGTGGTGCTTTACTGTTGCGAACCGAAGATCTTCACAGTAAAAttatcaatcaatgacgcttatatcgcgcatattccgtgggtacagttctaggcgctctgcagtgatgccgtgtgagatgaaattttatacggccagtaaaaTTATGCctcaagctttttttttttaaagacaataTTTGTTTAATTGTGTGAAATCTTTTTGATACGGATGAAGCCTGATGTTGATGGTTTAAGGATCTCTTTTAGAAAAAAATGAGCACTGAAGTATATAAACAAAACAGAATACACAGAACGAGGTAAACAAATACAAGTAATATAAAAGCAATACAATTGAAAGTAAATGCACATTTCAGAAAACTCCTTATCAAAAGGGTATCGTTTCAGATTTGCTGACAGATGGTAATCCGCATTCCTACCAAATGTGGATACACTATTTCAAGAATTACTCTGATTTTTTTCACCTTTTTTCATTCGAAGCTTTACCGCTGATAAAAGGGTGTACTGAAAAGCACAAACCAGCTGCCTCTAATGATTGTAAAGCTACTCTAATGCACATGACATATTCATTTCAAACAGTATTGTACGAAAGTACAGAAGACGGTATTACACGTTTTGCAAAAGACAATTCAATGTTAGCCATAATCAAGTAGCAGAATTCAAAGCTATGAAATGACGTATCGCAAACAAGCCAATTTTTGCCACCTGGACCACGAACAAGCTTAGTTTTGTCACTCACACAGTGTACCAAGCTTTGAGATTGTGTACAGTACCATGGACAAGCATATAGTTTTGTCACCAACAGTGTACCGTAGTTTTGTTTGTGTACAGTACCATGGACAAGCATATAGTTTTGTCACTCACACAGTGTACCAAGCTTTGAGATTGTGTACAGTACCATGGACAAGCATATAGTTTTGTCACCAACAGTGTACCGTAGTTTTGTTTGTGTACAGTACCATGGACAAGCATATAGTTTTGTCACCAACAGTGTACCgtagttttgtttgttgtttttagcatttctcttttttttttgtttttttgcttcgCTCTTGGTCAGTGTTTAATAGACACTCTCCGATGAATCATCCCCTACGCGGGGAAAGGACCCACCAAACTGGTTTCGTTCTTATTACCACGCATCGATTGTCCTCGGTCTGTCCAGTAATCGAGTTAGTGCTTATCACCAAGATCGGTCGCTGGACACAACTGCCCCCCATGGTTGACCTGTCGAGAATAATGCCCCAGCGAATGTGAAGAAAGAGCGGCAATGGTAGTGGAAGTAGTTTTGCTGTTGTTATTGCCCGCCATTGGCTTTGTTGAGCGCGTGATGCTATTttgataccccccgcgggttagggggaagaatttacccgatgctcctcagcatgtcgtaagaggcgactaacggattctgcttctccttttacccttgttaagtgtttcttgcatagaatatagtcaatgtttgtaaagattttagtcaagcagtatgtaagaaatgttaagtcctttgtactggaaacttgcattctcccagtaaggtcatatattgtactacgttgcaagcccctggagcaattttttgattagtgcttttgtgaacaagaaacaattaacaagtggctctatcccatcccccccccccccctccctttccccgtcgcgatataaccttcgtggttgaaaacgacgttaaacaccaaataaagaaagaatgctaTTTTGATGGCGGCGGGCAGAGATGAAGGGCGGCCTTGTAGCTGTCAGAGCGTGACGACGTCACAGAAGTCTGAAGGCGGGTCTTGCAGGTACGGTTCTTCTCTCGAAAGGTATGTCACACAAAGTGTGCCACAACACATGGATCTGTCTAGGAATGACAAGAGAtaagaacatccttccacttaaacgcgtgacacacacacacacacacacacacacacacacacacacacacacacacacacacacacacacacacacacacacacacacaaacacacacaaaagaccaGCTGCTTCTTGTGCTGAGTGGGGATATTTTAATTTTGGTTACAGAATTTATTTCGTAACTGACACTACAAAGTAAATTTAACAAAACATTCCTACTCCGCCCTCAGAGACTGTTGATTTTTAGAATGTGTCAAGGAGAAAGGATGCTCTTACTCCACGTAAAGGCCTGGCCAGACGGACAGACCCGTGTGGTGGTAAACGTGGTCGTGGACGCGGGAAGGGCGGTATCTTTAAACCTGTCGGGTTGACTTAAGCTTACGCGCCCTGTTATTTGTCACTTTGTTGTTTCACTTTTTATATTTCACTTAGTAGTTTTTCTCGTAGTGCCTTCTGCTTACTACAAATACGATATAGTCCTATTTCTTATTGTACCACAGTTTTAATGCATTTATGTTTGTTGCGACGATCTGTGTAACCACTGGATTGAGAGTGGCCGAACAGGCTTGTTTTATAGcaatgaaaaagaaacaaaaaacacggGAGATGAGGCAGAGGTAACATTCTAATTTTCTCTGATAAGAACTGAATGACTTGAAAGACAATATTCTGAAGAAGCATGTTGGATGGAACACCCGTGACATATGATGCAAACAAATCAGCATTTGAAATATTATACCTGTCTCTTGAAGATGAGTTAACCGTACATCACAAGCAATCGTCCACCAATTACTGGAATCTCATATTTAAAGAAGGAATAACAATTTGGTTATCACAATGTCAGAGTTGTGCATAAAACTTACAGGTAACTTCTCCTAGGTGCG from Littorina saxatilis isolate snail1 unplaced genomic scaffold, US_GU_Lsax_2.0 scaffold_1345, whole genome shotgun sequence carries:
- the LOC138956799 gene encoding uncharacterized protein yields the protein MMMLVWVMFTTINLMTLQEMFLDLDDDGDKCMSWDEFSDVFKKKDPKKVQQSELMDCFKNMDKDGSGRLTVDEIKEAYINLGIRYTDESLQGTIDNADVDGDGKVGYEEFLKAWGS